In Pochonia chlamydosporia 170 chromosome Unknown PCv3seq00008, whole genome shotgun sequence, the following proteins share a genomic window:
- a CDS encoding C6 transcription factor (similar to Metarhizium acridum CQMa 102 XP_007814285.1) — MADDRYRQDRPQHIRPEDQASQLSRHHPSSADEPRASSDSSRATMAASVTLPSIHDPRSSGYGAPPPSGGRGYSHDPRYASPNAVNGYPPPPGGQQPPASYLPPMQSQDPRGAPYPPPDHRGSYYDDRRGPPHPDAAYAQDAYFYRGPPGAPPNGYPRPHPGAYGPEYAQAGNAPPAMAQAAPRQRTSIACRYCRKRKIRCSGYQSAPGGKCQNCARMNQECIFQPVSSSSSTAFIPVSAVPGGVPPGTQLFGAYGQPLAPNSVPPSHHYAAAGGPPPGAATAGNYYQPMQSPTDSYSSYGGDPRGDDQIAGRRRRRTPEEQEEGYRLPPPRNTLPDEDLRRRSPAEASSNGSPGGLGHLPYQSAGARQSPRNPSLPHAPTSASHGPGATGGRSPGGQNGSSGASTPSQAQRQPQQASSSVMSLSNLVDKTDIDKGMIDRLNRPRDIKGSPPTGPRPDTTR, encoded by the exons ATGGCCGACGACCGGTACCGCCAGGACCGTCCTCAACACATTCGCCCTGAGGATCAGGCATCTCAGCTGTCTCGCCACCATCCTTCCTCAGCAGACGAGCCTCGCGCATCGTCAGACTCGTCTCGGGCCACCATGGCTGCATCTGTTACTCTTCCTTCGATTCACGACCCCCGTTCTAGCGGCTACGGTGCACCTCCCCCTTCTGGCGGTCGAGGCTACTCGCATGATCCTCGCTACGCTTCACCAAACGCAGTAAACGGCTAtccacctccaccaggcGGTCAGCAACCGCCGGCTTCTTACTTACCCCCAATGCAGTCGCAGGATCCGAGAGGCGCCCCCTACCCCCCTCCGGATCACAGGGGCTCTTACTATGATGATCGCAGAGGACCGCCTCATCCCGATGCCGCCTATGCTCAAGATGCCTATTTCTATCGAGGACCCCCCGGTGCTCCTCCAAATGGATATCCCCGGCCTCATCCTGGAGCATACGGCCCAGAGTACGCCCAAGCCGGCAACGCGCCTCCCGCAATGGCCcaagctgctcctcgacagcgAACTTCCATTGCCTGCAGGTATTGCCGAAAACGAAAG ATTCGATGTAGCGGGTATCAGAGTGCTCCCGGTGGAAAATGTCAAAATTGCGCTCGAATGAACCAGGAATGCATCTTCCAGCCTGtttcttcctcaagctcaacagCATTTATTCCGGTTTCCGCAGTGCCTGGCGGAGTTCCCCCTGGCACCCAGCTTTTTGGAGCATATGGCCAACCTTTGGCTCCCAACTCCGTACCGCCTTCTCATCATTATGCGGCTGCTGGCGGCCCGCCTCCAGGCGCCGCCACCGCCGGCAACTACTACCAGCCAATGCAGTCGCCAACTGATTCTTACTCGTCATACGGAGGAGACCCGAGAGGGGACGATCAAATAGCTGGCCGACGACGCCGTCGCACGCCCGAGGAGCAGGAAGAAGGATATCGCCTTCCTCCACCACGAAACACTTTGCCCGACGAGGACCTTCGTAGAAGGTCACCTGCCGAGGCATCAAGCAACGGCAGTCCCGGCGGGCTTGGGCACCTCCCATATCAGAGCGCGGGTGCAAGACAGAGTCCTCGAAATCCCTCTTTGCCACACGCACCTACCAGCGCGAGCCACGGACCTGGTGCAACTGGCGGCCGCTCGCCCGGAGGACAAAACGGCTCAAGCGGAgcctcaacgccatcgcAGGCTCAGcgccagcctcagcaggCGTCTTCCTCGGTGATGAGCCTGAGCAATCTTGTTGACAAGACCGACATTGACAAAGGAATGATTGACCGGCTAAACAGGCCTCGGGATATCAAGGGCTCGCCACCCACAGGACCGCGACCAGACACGACCCGTTGA